The following proteins are co-located in the Pedobacter frigiditerrae genome:
- a CDS encoding DUF6920 family protein, translating to MGNVLYQFYTELRKAKALVKKIYTGKRPVTDLPKAMQHFVIKSGILSLGNIHQVKIEWKNTMLKFSKKGYWKSITCLQHNFLPDPIRLVYMKAKILGIIGLEALDSFRHGNGNMLVKAAGLFKLVDAKGYKMDKAELVTILAETMIIPDYALQTYIKWEEIDLYTVKGTINYHGLKATGLFYFNENFQMIRFETNDRYYTESNGNLLETKWMAQCKTYIKHNELTFPSQFSATWNLPQGDLTYFKGEIRNIIFSR from the coding sequence ATGGGAAATGTACTATATCAGTTTTATACTGAACTGAGAAAAGCAAAAGCATTAGTTAAAAAGATTTATACAGGCAAAAGACCTGTTACTGATTTACCCAAAGCAATGCAACATTTCGTTATTAAATCTGGAATTTTATCATTAGGCAATATCCATCAGGTAAAAATTGAATGGAAAAACACCATGCTAAAATTCTCAAAAAAAGGATATTGGAAATCTATTACTTGCCTACAACACAACTTCCTTCCTGATCCAATAAGGTTAGTTTATATGAAAGCGAAAATACTAGGTATAATTGGACTTGAAGCTTTAGATAGTTTTCGTCATGGTAATGGAAACATGCTAGTTAAGGCAGCTGGACTATTTAAGCTTGTTGATGCAAAGGGTTATAAAATGGATAAAGCAGAATTAGTTACGATCTTGGCAGAAACCATGATTATCCCTGATTATGCATTGCAAACCTATATCAAATGGGAAGAAATTGATTTATATACCGTTAAAGGCACCATTAATTACCATGGCTTAAAAGCAACTGGCCTATTTTATTTCAATGAAAATTTTCAAATGATAAGATTTGAAACTAATGACAGGTATTATACCGAAAGCAATGGTAATTTATTAGAAACTAAATGGATGGCTCAGTGCAAAACCTACATCAAACACAATGAATTAACTTTTCCCTCACAATTTTCTGCAACTTGGAATTTACCACAAGGTGATTTAACTTACTTTAAGGGAGAGATTAGAAATATCATTTTTAGTAGGTAA
- a CDS encoding PAS domain-containing sensor histidine kinase, which produces MEREKLLIAIIENAIDGIITIDDRGLIENINPAALELFGFESRDELLGKNVSVLMPEPDRHKHDSYLSNYEHTGKKKIIGIGREVTGQRKDGSTFPFRLGVSEIKFTDRRIYTGFIHDLSRQKEDEIKIKSYTEELEIKIKERTKELIKSINELETAKEHVSTLFEKEKELNQLKTRFVSMASHEFRTPLSSIQLSASLINKYVEKQDVESVEKHTGKIKNAINNLTTILNDFLSLEKLEAGKVEVKSQWFDIFTYAEEIAEEMQLMTKQKQLIVYEHKGTTSQVFLDQNLLKNCIINLISNAIKYSGEDTMIQFNSTVNEHELIIDVKDNGIGIPASEMNNLFEPFFRAHNTGDIPGTGLGLNIVKRYVGLMNGTCTCESEQNSGTTFKLHFKF; this is translated from the coding sequence ATGGAAAGAGAAAAGTTATTAATAGCAATAATAGAAAACGCAATTGACGGAATTATAACTATTGATGATAGAGGGCTAATTGAAAATATAAATCCTGCAGCTTTAGAACTTTTTGGTTTTGAAAGTAGAGATGAATTGCTGGGTAAAAATGTTTCTGTATTAATGCCAGAGCCTGATAGGCATAAACACGATAGTTACCTTTCTAACTATGAACATACAGGTAAAAAAAAGATTATAGGCATTGGTAGGGAAGTAACAGGGCAGCGCAAAGATGGCTCAACTTTTCCTTTTAGGCTTGGTGTAAGCGAAATTAAATTTACAGATAGAAGAATTTACACTGGCTTTATTCATGACCTAAGCAGACAGAAAGAAGACGAGATTAAAATTAAAAGCTATACTGAAGAGTTAGAGATAAAAATTAAGGAGCGTACCAAAGAATTAATTAAATCCATAAATGAGCTAGAAACAGCTAAGGAGCATGTAAGTACACTTTTCGAGAAAGAAAAAGAACTTAACCAACTTAAAACAAGATTCGTTTCTATGGCTTCTCATGAGTTTAGAACTCCTTTAAGTTCTATACAATTATCAGCTTCTCTAATCAATAAATACGTAGAGAAACAGGATGTAGAAAGTGTAGAAAAACATACTGGTAAAATCAAAAATGCAATCAACAACCTTACTACGATATTAAATGATTTCCTCTCTTTAGAAAAGCTAGAAGCTGGAAAAGTTGAAGTAAAATCTCAATGGTTTGATATTTTTACTTATGCCGAAGAAATTGCCGAAGAAATGCAATTAATGACCAAGCAGAAGCAACTAATTGTTTACGAACATAAAGGCACTACAAGTCAGGTTTTTCTAGATCAAAACTTATTAAAGAACTGTATCATCAACTTAATTTCAAATGCCATTAAATATTCTGGAGAGGATACAATGATTCAGTTTAATAGTACTGTAAATGAGCATGAACTGATTATTGATGTTAAAGATAATGGAATAGGAATTCCGGCTTCTGAAATGAACAATTTATTTGAACCATTTTTTAGGGCGCATAATACTGGTGATATTCCTGGTACTGGTTTAGGGCTAAACATTGTGAAACGCTATGTTGGTTTAATGAACGGGACTTGTACTTGTGAAAGTGAACAAAACAGTGGCACTACATTTAAACTCCATTTTAAATTTTAA
- a CDS encoding response regulator, with translation MMKKALVIEDSDDIREGTVEILDLAGYETFSAKNGRIGVDLAIKHLPDIILCDIMMPELDGYGVLYLLQKNPQTANIPFIFMTAKAERADMRKGMEMGADDYLTKPFDDLELFNAIESRLKKRAKPAGFKSAGGDKETLFEALKAKGKTRSFANKQIIYIENDDPSYLYFIKKGQVKSYKIAKDGRELSSTLYHDGDFFGYESLCKASNYTDNAATLSDCEITLIAKADFMDYLLNHQEIASVFIGLLSGSVQEKEEQMLRLAYFSVRKRVADALVQVAGKFGDSNSDSCILKISRDDLAALVGTASETVSRMLADFKDEKLIEKNGNAIHVLSIEKLRNVKQ, from the coding sequence ATGATGAAGAAAGCATTAGTAATTGAAGATAGCGATGATATAAGGGAAGGGACAGTTGAAATACTAGATTTGGCTGGATACGAAACTTTTAGTGCTAAAAATGGAAGGATTGGAGTTGATTTAGCCATTAAACATTTGCCTGATATTATCCTTTGTGATATCATGATGCCAGAATTAGATGGTTATGGCGTATTGTATCTTTTGCAAAAGAACCCTCAAACTGCAAATATCCCATTTATATTTATGACAGCAAAGGCAGAGCGTGCCGATATGCGTAAAGGAATGGAAATGGGAGCAGATGATTACCTCACCAAACCTTTTGATGATTTAGAACTGTTTAATGCTATAGAAAGCAGGCTCAAGAAAAGAGCTAAACCAGCTGGCTTTAAATCAGCTGGCGGGGATAAAGAAACCTTATTTGAAGCGTTAAAAGCCAAGGGAAAAACTAGGTCTTTTGCCAATAAACAAATTATCTACATTGAGAATGACGATCCTTCTTATTTATACTTCATCAAAAAAGGGCAGGTTAAAAGTTATAAAATAGCGAAGGATGGGAGAGAACTTTCCTCAACGCTGTACCATGATGGTGATTTTTTTGGTTATGAAAGTTTATGCAAAGCATCTAATTATACCGATAACGCAGCGACTTTAAGTGATTGTGAAATTACCTTAATTGCAAAGGCAGATTTCATGGACTATCTATTAAATCATCAAGAAATTGCAAGTGTTTTTATTGGTTTGCTTTCTGGAAGTGTGCAAGAAAAGGAAGAGCAAATGTTAAGGTTGGCTTATTTCTCAGTCCGTAAGCGTGTTGCTGATGCTTTGGTTCAAGTAGCAGGTAAATTTGGCGATTCCAATAGTGATAGTTGCATACTAAAAATTTCAAGAGATGATTTAGCTGCTTTGGTTGGCACAGCAAGTGAAACAGTAAGTAGAATGCTGGCAGATTTTAAAGATGAAAAACTCATCGAAAAAAACGGAAATGCCATTCATGTTCTTTCTATTGAAAAATTGAGAAACGTTAAGCAGTAG
- a CDS encoding lactate dehydrogenase, with protein MKAIAYNINPKEKEWLILANYKKHDITIIANSLTLDTLNFAAGKEALIVFNEDPINADIINGLKALGIKYIATSSYEYYHIDLPAAKAAGIKIANIPFKNGGTLENMHQVITNLDNWAAGKCVGDACCCQSNCFINLVHKENGHH; from the coding sequence ATGAAAGCAATTGCCTATAATATCAATCCTAAAGAAAAAGAATGGCTCATTTTGGCCAACTATAAAAAACATGACATTACTATAATAGCAAATAGTTTAACACTTGATACGTTAAACTTTGCTGCTGGTAAAGAGGCACTGATAGTTTTTAATGAGGATCCCATAAACGCTGATATCATTAATGGTTTAAAAGCTTTGGGCATTAAATATATAGCCACATCTTCTTATGAATATTACCATATTGATTTGCCTGCAGCTAAAGCCGCAGGAATAAAAATTGCAAACATTCCGTTTAAGAACGGTGGTACTTTAGAAAACATGCATCAAGTTATTACCAATTTGGATAATTGGGCAGCAGGTAAATGTGTTGGCGATGCTTGTTGTTGCCAAAGTAATTGCTTCATTAACCTTGTTCACAAAGAAAATGGACACCACTAA
- the hemN gene encoding oxygen-independent coproporphyrinogen III oxidase has protein sequence MLVVAKVIASLTLFTKKMDTTKLLKKYNVAAPRYTSYPTVPYWNTDKFTTGQWLNSLIKSYATHKEDGISIYIHLPFCESLCTYCGCNTRITKNHCVEIPYITALIKEWEMYCKVLGEKPKIKELHLGGGTPTFFSPQNLKYLITSIIGQDNEGIACSFEGHPDNTTTTHLQVLHQLGFKRLSLGIQDFDSKVQLMINRFQTPEQVAHITKEARALGYDSINFDLIYGLPGQTLKGLKQTIIEVINMWPERIAFYSYAHVPWLKPGQRHYSEKDIPQGNEKFALYQIGRDLLLSAGYQEIGMDHFALKKDSLFKASESHQLHRNFMGYTDQHTKILIGLGVSSISDCETAFAQNSKTLEGYVAQINNDCFAVEKGHLLTDKDLYIRQHISNLMCKGFTYFHTEIPTVIIERLKPLIADNLVQITGREVSITETGKSFLRNVCMAFDEHLWDRQPQTNLFSNAV, from the coding sequence ATGCTTGTTGTTGCCAAAGTAATTGCTTCATTAACCTTGTTCACAAAGAAAATGGACACCACTAAGTTGCTCAAAAAGTATAATGTTGCTGCTCCTCGTTATACCAGTTATCCTACGGTTCCATATTGGAATACGGATAAATTTACCACAGGCCAATGGTTAAATTCTTTAATTAAAAGTTACGCTACTCATAAAGAAGATGGAATAAGTATTTATATCCATTTGCCATTTTGTGAAAGCCTATGTACGTATTGTGGCTGCAATACCCGAATTACCAAAAACCATTGTGTAGAAATTCCTTACATCACTGCTTTAATTAAAGAATGGGAAATGTATTGTAAAGTATTAGGTGAAAAACCTAAAATTAAAGAACTGCATTTAGGAGGCGGAACGCCAACGTTTTTCAGTCCACAAAATTTAAAGTATTTAATTACCTCAATAATTGGGCAAGATAATGAGGGAATTGCTTGTTCCTTTGAAGGTCACCCAGACAATACAACTACAACTCATCTACAGGTTTTACATCAATTGGGTTTTAAACGTTTAAGCTTAGGTATTCAGGATTTTGATTCGAAAGTACAACTAATGATTAATCGTTTCCAAACGCCTGAGCAAGTTGCCCATATCACCAAAGAAGCAAGAGCGCTGGGCTATGATTCCATCAATTTCGATTTAATTTATGGTTTACCAGGACAAACTTTAAAAGGATTAAAACAGACCATAATAGAGGTTATTAATATGTGGCCAGAGCGAATTGCTTTTTATAGTTATGCCCATGTGCCGTGGTTAAAACCTGGACAAAGACATTATTCAGAAAAGGACATTCCACAGGGTAACGAAAAGTTTGCATTGTATCAGATTGGCAGAGATTTATTGCTTAGTGCTGGTTATCAAGAAATAGGGATGGACCATTTTGCACTAAAAAAAGACAGCTTATTTAAAGCCAGCGAAAGCCATCAATTGCACAGAAACTTTATGGGTTATACCGACCAACATACCAAAATATTAATTGGTTTGGGCGTTTCTTCCATCAGCGATTGCGAAACAGCATTTGCACAAAATAGCAAAACATTGGAAGGCTACGTAGCTCAAATTAACAATGATTGTTTTGCTGTAGAAAAAGGTCACCTTTTAACTGATAAAGATTTGTATATCAGACAACATATATCAAATTTAATGTGCAAAGGTTTCACCTATTTCCATACAGAAATTCCAACCGTAATCATCGAAAGATTGAAGCCTCTAATAGCTGATAATTTGGTTCAGATTACAGGAAGAGAAGTAAGCATTACTGAGACAGGAAAATCCTTTCTGAGGAATGTATGTATGGCATTTGATGAACACTTATGGGATCGCCAACCGCAAACCAATCTATTTAGTAACGCAGTTTAA